Below is a window of Rattus norvegicus strain BN/NHsdMcwi chromosome 5, GRCr8, whole genome shotgun sequence DNA.
GTACCAACATACTTGAAACACCATATTTTAGTTCTCTGTCAGAAAACAGCGTGGCCTGCTGCCTCACCTTTGCTGAGATTAATTGTGGGTTCGCTGGCCTCTGCTTAGGTATCTTATAGTAGCAGTTCAGTGGATTAACATTTGGTGGACCACAGGGGATGAGAACACTCTAAATCTGAGACAGCTCTGTCATCAGGCTCATGCCTAGTCGTGACCATGGTTCTAAGCTTTCAGTGATAGCCTTGCCTGATGGGGGCATGCTAGAGGGTTAGCTGGGAGAGGAAGATGTGATCTGAAGGAGATTTGGGGGATGGAGAGCAGTGCACCTAAGTGGTTGCAAGGCAGATTCTCAGGTTGGCAGAGCCAGGATTCGGCGAACCGGTACTGGGATCCAGGTATATTTGTTTTCTGACTTAGCAAATGTCAGCGAGCAGCACCAGAGGCAGCAGTGGGGCAGCCATTCCAGCTGCAATCCTCACCACACCTGTGCTCAGTTTCCAGGCACTCGGGCTGGTGGGCCTCCAGGAGACAGTGAGGTACGTTGCGGTTCTGAAGAAGACGACCCTCACTCTCCATCACCTCTCTAGTGGGCACCTGAAGTGGGTGGAGCATCTGCCAGAAAGGTAAGGCTCTCTCCTCCCAAGTGATGACCTCTAATGCTCTGTCTCCTTGAGGGTGCTTGGCCAAGTGCCCTTCCGTTGGCACTGCGTGGGAGTGGTATGCTTGTGCACATGGGTCCGAGTGGAAAGGCTTGGCTACACACTTGGAGTGTACTTGGAAGGGTGAAGAAGTTTCAAACTGGGGCACTAGAGCTGCCACATGAGGGGGCTGCTCCTGCGCAAGTGCACAGGGCTCTGGGCCTTTCTGCAGCTTTTTAACAGTAGTCTGATACTGTCTTCACGGTAAGGGTTCCCACTGCggggaggggctgagggaggCTCCAAGTGGTTTCCAGTGGTCTTGGGAGTTAGAAGCATGAAAACGAGGGTGGGTAGAGGTCAGGCAGGCGTTGGCTTCAGCCACTTGTAATCGTTTCCCAAAGATTTTCAGAAGTGAAATTGCTAAAGTTAGGCTGGAGGTAGGCTTGGCAGCAGAGCCTGCCTGGCATGCACAGGGCCCTGCACCCTGcatttggctcttttttttttccttttaggttttctgagacagggtttctctgtgtgtctctggctatcactagaactcactctgtagaccaggctggcctcccaacttacagagatctgcttgcctctgtctcccaagtgctaggattaaagaacCATAGTTGCTTGGCCTTTGTTTGGTTCTTAGCCTTACTAAAAATGGGTCAAATCCCTAGGTGAGCATGGTGgtgtgcatcacacacacatagacagacagacatacatacagacacacacacacagacacgcacccCCCTAACTCTAGAGGGAAGCCAAGATGTGAggataacaagttcaaggccatcttgggctaTAAAGTGagagctttgtttgtttgcttttttaaagatttatttattttatttatatgcgtacactgtcactgtcttcagacacaccagaagagggcaccagatcccattacagatggttgtgagctaccatgtggttgctgggaattgaactcagaacctctggaagagagacagtgctcttaaccactgaaccatctctccagccctgtttgcttgtttttcaagaaagaaaaacaaactaaaagccagaaaacaaaaaaacccaaataccCAAAAGTCAGTATTCTAGAGAACTAAGTAAAACATCCATGAGTCTGGCTTACCTGATGGGGTGGGCCTACTTCCACAGCCTTACTCAGCCATCTGGTGTGCGCCCCACATACAAGTAGGCATGTCACATCTGTCACTTAGGAAAAGCTGGCAGTCTGGTTTATATATGTGATAGCAATTTGAGCATGTTGATGAGAAATTCaaattaaagacaaaagcaaGACTAGAGGCAGGGCTGGACAGGGGGCAGGGCCAGGtagtggggtggggctgggtaGTGGGGCTCCTGCCTAGCATTtgtgaggctctgggtttgatccctcaCACTGCAAACAGTAACAGCAAAGAATCCAAAAGCAAAGGCTGTGTGAGCCAAACAACTCCAGTTGGGGCTTTTCAGTTAGTGACAGCTCACTCAGAAATGGCAGCTTGATTTTGAAAGCCCCTGGGAAAGCTCAGGTCTAAGGGCTCAGCTGGTGGTCttgtcctctcttccctcccttagTGACAGCATCCTCTACCAGATGGTGTATTCCTACGGCTCCGGGGTGGTGTGGGCCCTTGGCATCGTTCCCTTCAGCCATGTGAACATCGTCAAGTTTAACGTGGAGGATGGAGAGATTGTTCAGCAGGTACAGAAGGCACCTGGCTCCTTGTGGGTGGTAAGGAGTTGATGGAGGCCGCCTTTTCACGGGGGTCCAAGGAACTTGGCAGGGCAGTTGCAAGAGCAGCTTGTGTTCCTGATGCCCGTCTGTTGCTGCTGGCTACGGGATGCTGGCTTGTCCTCAGCGTGCGATTAAGGCACTTTGTTAACACACAGTGCTCTTTTGGGCTGGCTGAAGAGCTACTCAGACCTAGGCACTGTCTCTTTAAGAGTTTCTAAGGGAGCTATGAAAGGATGGGAGTACAGCCTGGAAGAACCCCTGTGACCCTCAggctcactgtgtaggccaggctggctggcttcaaactcacagattcCTGGAcctctgcctccgagtgctgggattaaaggtgtgccaccatgcttggccagGCATGCATTTTGAGCTTGAGCTGGCGGGATTCCAGCAGTTATTCTGCTGATTTGCTGAGAGGGACCATGGTGATCTTCATGAGTGTTGTAAAATCTCTCCTCAGGTCAGGGTTTGGACCCCCTGGCTGCAGCACCTGACTGGAGCCTGTGGTGTTGTAGACGAGGCTGTCCTGGTATGCCCAGACCCCAGCTCACATTCGCTCCACACTTTGGCCCTGGAGACGGAGTGGGAACTGCGGCAGATCCCCCTGCAGGTGAGAGGCTGCTCTTTTGGTCTGAGATGTCACCTGCTGTAGGGTGGAGGAGGACTGGCAGGATTGCTTAGGGACAAGCAGTGTTTCCCTGTGAGGTTGCTCATGCTTTCCTGAGCTGTGACAGGCATGGGGAGAGGgttagctctggctgacctgttGTCAGAGGCTACAAGCCATGGTCTCTTTTGGGGACCTTGAATAGGGGCTTCTGGAGCCATCTGCCCTAGTTTAGAACTGCTCCCTGGCAAAGCAGGGCAGACAACCATGGTCTTGATGGTGTGGGAGGGGTAAGCTTCTCACCCTTCTTCTTGTTTCCCTAGTCTCCTGACTTAGAATTTGGAAGTGGATTCCAGCCCCAAGTGCTGCCCACGCAGCCCAGCCCAGTGGCTCCTTCTCGGGCCCAGTTCTTCCTGCAGTTGTCCCCGGGCCACTATGCTCTACTGCACTACCACCACGGCGCCGTGACTCTGCTCAAAAACTTTCCCCAGGTAACTGCAGGCCGAGCAGATGCTAGGACTAGAGGGGTCTTCCAGGACAAAGCTAGTAGGAGGCAGAACTTTTGAACCTTGACACGTTTGCCTTAAGTCCCACTGTCTGGGAGCTGCTATCTCACTTTCCTTGCAGGCCACACTTGTCAGCTTTGCTACCACAGGGGAGAAGACAGTGGCTGCAGTCATGACCTGTCGCACTGAAGTGGTGAGTACTATGGGATCCCTGACAGTCGGTGTCAGGGTATGTCGACCTGTTCATGGGTAGGACACTGCAGACAGATGAGTTCTCCTCTCATCTCTACAGTAGGAACAGGATCCTAATGGCTACCTTACTCCCCCCCAGTCTGTTACGGGTTCATAGGCTTGCAGGGTGGGCCATAAGAAGTAAGATTTGCCTTCTGACTGTGCTGAGAAGACAGAAGTTTCTGGGAAGTAACCGTTGGCTGAGGGTTCTCTCATCTTCTTTCTCTAGCAAAAACCTGGCAGTGCTGGAGATGGGTCTGTGGCGAGCTTCCCTGAGACATCTGGTGCACAGGTAGGGTGTGGCATTGGGTGGTGTGGCAAACCTGGTAATGCAGGAGTCATTCAAGAAACCAAGATCAACTGAGGCTACCAGGTCCCCTCAAGTTCTCAGCTTCAGGTGGGGTCCACGTACTGTCAGCTAAATGGCCTGTCTTGTCCCTTCTCATGGCAAGATGAAGAGGAAGACTCCAGGgatctcttcttctttttttttttttcttttttcttttttttcggagctggggaccaaacccagggccttgcgcttgttaggcaagcgctctacctctgagctaaatccccaacccactagTTGTGATCTTGTTCATTTACTCAGCAACTTTATTTCCGCTCTCTTGACTTTGcacatgtttcttttctggcccattCCTTCTCTAGGGGGTTTGACTGTCTTTTGATACACTTTAAGGGACTTATTGTTGGCTTGTGCTGTGTGTACTTCTAGGACTCTCTGGCTTGCTTCAATCAGACCTACACCATTAACCTGTACTTAGTAGAGACAGGTCGGCGGCTACTAGACACTTCGATTTCCTTCAGCTTGGAGCAGAAGGGCACTCGACCTGAGCAGGTAAGATAGCCTTGGCCTTCACACTCTGTTCTCTGGGCTTCATATCCTTGGGGCTGGGCCACAGCTGTAGCCCTGGATTAGGGCTTTCTGAACAAGGTTCTGAGTTCCTCCAGAGCTCCTGCTGCTATTGTCATTTtagatatattattttatgtgtatgggtgtttggatTGCATGTCTTATGTGTACCACATGGGCACATGGAACAtctgatcccctgggactggagttacagacggctgGGAGCTGCCAGGTGGTAATAGGAATTGAACCCCGACTTCTGCCAGAGCAATATGTGCTCTGactccccagccccacctttgTCCAGCAGTTGATGTGTGTGAGGCCCTGCACTTAGCTTTTGGTCAGCGTTAATCCATAGGACACCTTGGCAGTCTCGTGGGTTGGTTGTTACTGGCCTGGTTTGTGAATGTGCTGGTTGCCCAGGGCATTTTGAGCCATGGAGCTAGTAAGACATGTTGCTGGGGTTCAGACTCCAGACTGACTCCCTAGATGTAATCTTACTCATCGTTCTTCTGGAGACATTGAATTGTGTCCCTCAGCTTCTGGGATGGGGCCTTTTCATCTCTAAAATGGGAAGTCCTGGCCTGGCCTTCTGCTCACCTTGTTGGGTCCAGCTGGGGCGTGAAGGAAGTCAAATACTTGCTGTCCTTCATAGACGCATCAGAGAGAGCCTCAGCTCATTGCTGGCTCTAAAGAACGTGTGCTTTCTTGGTGATGTCCAGATAATCGCTGTATTGTTTAGACATCAAGTCATGCCATGGCCTGGACTTCAGCCAAACCCCAGCCCTTTGAATCTTGGGGTCCAGTACCTTAGAGCCATTTGACTTCTTCTGTTTGGCTTATAGCTGTACGTCCAGGTGTTCTTGAAGAAGGATGACTCGGTGGGCTACCGGGCCTTGGTGCAGACACAGGACCATCTGCAGCTGTTCCTGCAGCAGCTTGGTAAGTGCCTCATGCAGCCATGTGTGTCTCTGCCTGCTCTAAATTCCAGTCAGGTGGTAGAGGGGGATGGAGGGTTGTACTCAGGCTTGGGAAAGATTCATGCAGAGTGTACCCTGTGAATTTGCTGAGTTCCTTAGGGGTGTAAATTGAGATAGAGAAGTTCCTCACTTGACTGTTGATCTCATGAGAACTTTTACATAAGACTTGAACTCTGAGCCACCCCTAAGCATCTCCTCAGGGCTAGGGAGCCAGGCTGAGCTCTTCCAAACCGATTCCTTGTAGCCGGGAAGGTGGTGTTGTGGAGCCGAGAGGAGTCCCTGGCAGAAGTCGTGTGCCTGGAGATGGTGGATCTCCCCCTGACTGGGGCACAGGCTGAGCTGGAAGGAGAATTTGGCAAGAAGGCAGGTATGAACCAAGGGAGGCTGCTCCAGGGAGGGCTGGCTGGGTTTATGGCCCTCACTGTGTCCCTGACTTCTGGGCTCAGTCAAGTGTTCTGAAGGAGTCCTGTGACCAGTTTCCGGTGCATCAGCAGCCCTGTGGCTTAGGCAGCCACACTTTTGCTGAGTCCCTCTAGTGAAAGGTCCTGAGGCAAAAACGTCTTTGCTTAGTATAATAGTAGATGTCACTGCCTACTTGATGTTGTCAGGCTCCGTTTCACACACCTTCACCCATTGTCTCCAGTGCCACAGGCACATGTACCTAAAGAGACGTGACTGGAGATAGCCCTGTGCTCTCTGAGCCAGCAATGGCTCCATCAGTGGTCATCTGATGAACCTGATTCATTCCTCTCCAGTGCAGTCCTGTCCCCCGCACCCCCCATCCATTCATCCAGCTGTCCAGGAGGCAGCTGTTGAGGGCATCGTCTAGGTCAGGTACACTGCTAGGTATTGTGTATTTTCTTAAGCTGACAATTAACTTAACTTTACCATCTATTTCTGCTGCTGGACCCAGCGATTCAAGGTAAATCTTGCTCTTGCTGCCTGTTATGTTTTGTTTGCCCACATGGCTAGCATTTGGTTAGTTTTTCTGACTTGCATCAGTGAAACACACAGTGTGTATGTGCAGACCGTTCTGCTTGTGACTTGCTGCTCTTTGAGTTGTGGTTGGAGGAAAAGAGATGAGCAAAGATTATTCCCTTAGTGAGTACTTCCCACACACTGACGTTAGTGTGACAGTCCATATGTCTGTCATACGATCTGTTCCTTATAACAGGCCTCTGGGATACCTGCCTTCTCATAAAGGAGGGGCCAAAGGCACAGAGGTCAAGCACATTTCTCAGGGTTGCTCAGCAGAAGACACTAGAGCTGGGATTTAATTTATGCCGAGACCTTCTTCCTTACTATGGTATCCTGCACCTGTCACGTCTCTAAGGCAGGACACTTTCAGGGAGATGCCTCACCAATGGAGTCAGGAGCAAGGGAGAATGATGGCCTTAGGAATAGATTGCAGAaagggatgctgggaacaggttaGCAAAGTAGAATGAAATAACGGGAGACCATTCATGCATGCACCTGCTCCTGCTGCACCCGAGGCCCACACTTATGTGCTTTCCCTTGGTTGTCCCGGCATGGCTGTATCCTGCATGGCTGATTCTTACCTCTTATTCTCCTATTACAAGATTCTAGGTAGGGGAGGTCCTAAGAGCGAGGTAAGGAGGCTTTGGAAGATTCTGCATGGCTGTACCAGAGTGTGGGATTGCTGGCATCTTAAATAGAATGCCTGGAGCGTGACTGGCTGGAAGGTTCTTCAGGAGAGGGAGAGGTCCCTCCTGGGAAAGCACACACCTTGCTGGACTCCTAGTCTGATGGAGCGCCCTCCTTCCTCCCGACACCAGATGGCTTGCTGGGGATGTTCCTGAAACGCCTGTCTTCCCAGCTCATCCTGCTCCAGGCCTGGACTTCCCACCTCTGGAAAATGTTCTACGACGCTCGGAAGCCCCGAAGCCAGATTAAGAATGAGATCAACATCGACACCTTGGCTAGAGATGAGTTCAACCTGCAGaaaatgatggtgatggtaaCAGCCTCAGGCAAGGTGAGCACGGGAGCCTGAGGGAGCAGAGCTTTGGTGTGGGTGCGGGCGCGGGCTCGGGCTTGCTCTGTTCCAGTTCACAAGGATAGAATTGGCTCTTCAGTTTTTCCTGTCACGAGTCAGTATTTGTTTTTCTTGCAGCTCTTTGGCATCGAGAGCAGCTCTGGCACCATTCTGTGGAAACAGTATCTGCCCAATGTTAAGCCGGACTCCTCCTTTAAGCTGATGGTCCAGAGGACTACTGCCCATTTCCCCCACCCGCCCCAGTGCACGCTGCTGGTGAAGGACAAGGTGAGGCCAGCCACCGTGTGCTGCTGTCTGCATATGTCACAGCCGAAGTCTCTCCCATGTCTTGGGCATTCTGTGGGAAGCTCTTGGGATGGAAGTCTTGTTTTTGCCAGTTTCTGGCCTGGGTGGAGGAACCATCCAGCTGCAATGTGGAACTGGCTAGGAACCAGATTCACCCTCACTGGCGCTTTTCCTTAGCAGTTAGGCTGTCCCCGGTAGCTGAGTGTCTGATTCCTTTCTGAGAGAAAGCAGGCTTTCATAGACTCCCAAAGCTATTATgatttctgcctccagagtttGAATGGATTTTCATGGACCTGGTTTGTGAGGTAGGGTTTGGTAGATAACTCTTTTGCCCTCTGCAATCATTAGATGGTTGAGTTGTGCTTGACTTGGTTTGGGGAcccatggtctcactatgtagccctggctagcccgAAACTAGCTGTGTAGCCCGAGTGGCTTCAAGCTTGCAGAGAGATGAAGATGCGAGAGTTAAAGGCATGTACCGCTACCCCTGGCTGGCATTTGGCTTTGATTTGCTCCTTGGCATGCTCAGTTCTTACCGCGACTTGGAGCTGGAAGCAGTCCAGCCTTTCTCCTTTTCACATCAGCCTAGAGACCTGTCCTCTTCCGCCAAGATTTTACCTTCATGAAGATGGCAGAAATCAGGGAGTTCCTCATGGCTTAGTTCCTGAGCATCCTGGCTCACCTGTAGGGTGTGTGCTCCCTCTGTGTCGGAATCTAACTGTTTTCCTCCCATTGCAGGAAACAGGAATGAGCTCTCTGTTTGTCTTCAACCCCATTTTTGGCAAGTGGAGTCAGGTAGCTCCCCCAGTGTTGAAGCGCCCCATCCTGCAGTCCTTGCTTCTCCCGGTCATGGATCAAGACTATGCCAAGGTGTTGCTGTTGGTGGATGATGAATACAAGGTACTTTGTGCTGTGAGGAATGGAGTTTTCTGTGTGGAGCTGGCTGTGGGATGGGGTGTCAGACGCAGGCattcaccaccacacctggccatgGTTTTATTACCTGaattatgtgtttttatgtgcACTTCAAGTGCATGTAGCTGCAGAGACtagaagcatcagatcccctagagctggagttataggtggttacAAGTCTCCCAATgtaggtactaggaattgaactggtgacctctggaagaacagtacatgattttaaccactgagctaattctccagcccccagcactgaggttcttttttttttttttttttttttttaaagattttatttatttactgtatgtatgtgagtacactgtcactgtcttcagacacaccagaagagggcatcagatctcattacagatggttgtgagccaccatgtggttgctgggaattgaactcaggacctctggaagagcagacagtgctcttaaccactgagccatctctccagcccccgagcacTGAGGTTCTTAACAGAGCCACATTTAAGCCTTAAACAGACCCAGTGACTTGTTTTATGATTTACTGCTTTATGCTTAAAGCTTTCTGTAGTGGGCAAGCACTAATGGCTCTTGAGAAATGGGCTTCAAGGTTTCTgacttgaattttatttattctcctgTGTTTTCAAGGTCACAGCTTTCCCAGCTACTCGGAATGTTTTGCGACAGCTACATGAACTTGCCCCCTCCATCTTCTTCTACTTGGTGGATGCCGAGCAGGGG
It encodes the following:
- the Emc1 gene encoding ER membrane protein complex subunit 1 precursor, with translation MAAAVESWFCLCAVLLVPAAAVYEDQVGKFDWRQQYVGKLKFASLEFSPGSKKLVVATEKNVIAALNSRTGEILWRHVDKGTAEGAVDAMLVHGQDAITVSNGGRIMRSWETNIGGLNWEITLDSGSFQALGLVGLQETVRYVAVLKKTTLTLHHLSSGHLKWVEHLPESDSILYQMVYSYGSGVVWALGIVPFSHVNIVKFNVEDGEIVQQVRVWTPWLQHLTGACGVVDEAVLVCPDPSSHSLHTLALETEWELRQIPLQSPDLEFGSGFQPQVLPTQPSPVAPSRAQFFLQLSPGHYALLHYHHGAVTLLKNFPQATLVSFATTGEKTVAAVMTCRTEVQKPGSAGDGSVASFPETSGAQDSLACFNQTYTINLYLVETGRRLLDTSISFSLEQKGTRPEQLYVQVFLKKDDSVGYRALVQTQDHLQLFLQQLAGKVVLWSREESLAEVVCLEMVDLPLTGAQAELEGEFGKKADGLLGMFLKRLSSQLILLQAWTSHLWKMFYDARKPRSQIKNEINIDTLARDEFNLQKMMVMVTASGKLFGIESSSGTILWKQYLPNVKPDSSFKLMVQRTTAHFPHPPQCTLLVKDKETGMSSLFVFNPIFGKWSQVAPPVLKRPILQSLLLPVMDQDYAKVLLLVDDEYKVTAFPATRNVLRQLHELAPSIFFYLVDAEQGRLSGYRLRKDLTTELSWELIIPPEVQRVVQVKGKRSSEHVHSQGRVMGDRSVLYKSLNPNLLAVVTESTDVHHERTFIGIFLIDGVTGRIIHSSVQKKARGPVHLVHSENWVVYQYWNSKARRNELTALELYEGTEQYNATAFSSLDRPQLPQVLQQSYIFPSSISAMEATITERGITSRHLLIGLPSGAILSLPKALLDPRRPEIPTEQSREENLIPYSPDVQVHAERFINYNQTVSRMRGIYTAPSGLESTCLVVAYGLDIYQTRVYPSKQFDVLKDDYDYVLISSVLFGLVFATMITKRLAQVKLLNRAWR